From Candidatus Zixiibacteriota bacterium, one genomic window encodes:
- the ftsA gene encoding cell division protein FtsA → MADERIIAALDVGTTKIFVLVGEMDEKGDIYVIGHGQSLAEGLRRGVVVDMDKTVRSIRKAIEDAQMVSGTEIDRVSVGIAGEHVRSINSHGVVAVSRSDSEVTSADVAKAIEAARTVAIPVDREIIHVIPQEFSVDEQTGIKDPVGMSGVRLEVEAHLVTASVTTARNIYRSLERCKLGVDHIVLEALGLSQALLTDDELDSGAIIVDLGGDITTIALFYDGSIRHTAVVSLGGKNVTSDIAIGLRTPLDQAEEIKIIYGNALASQVDPEELINVQGIAGRASRDISRNVVASIIEPRMEEILSLVARELKNVHRGDTAAAGMILTGGGALLPGTVELAEQIFDMPVRTGTIRGFSHIPDELNSMRYTTAHGLLLYGFGHEPSIGSRKGAVRGWWKRVESWITDKF, encoded by the coding sequence ATGGCTGACGAGCGCATCATTGCCGCTCTCGATGTGGGCACCACGAAAATATTCGTCCTGGTCGGAGAGATGGATGAAAAGGGAGACATCTATGTCATTGGGCATGGCCAGTCTCTTGCCGAGGGGCTGCGCCGGGGCGTGGTTGTCGATATGGACAAAACCGTGCGTTCAATTCGCAAAGCGATCGAGGATGCTCAGATGGTCTCGGGCACGGAGATCGACCGCGTGAGCGTGGGGATCGCCGGCGAGCATGTCCGGTCTATCAATAGCCACGGTGTCGTGGCGGTGAGCCGGTCGGATAGCGAGGTGACATCGGCCGACGTCGCCAAAGCAATTGAAGCGGCCCGAACGGTGGCGATTCCGGTCGACCGCGAGATCATCCATGTCATCCCGCAGGAATTCTCGGTCGATGAACAGACAGGCATCAAGGACCCGGTGGGGATGTCGGGCGTGCGACTTGAGGTCGAGGCGCATCTGGTGACGGCCTCGGTCACCACCGCACGCAATATCTACCGGTCGCTGGAGCGGTGCAAACTCGGCGTGGACCATATCGTGCTCGAAGCGCTCGGCTTGTCGCAGGCGCTGCTGACCGATGACGAGTTGGACAGCGGCGCGATCATCGTCGATCTGGGCGGTGATATCACCACGATCGCGCTTTTCTACGACGGCTCCATCAGGCATACCGCTGTTGTCTCACTTGGCGGTAAGAATGTCACCAGCGATATCGCGATCGGCCTCAGGACACCACTCGACCAGGCGGAGGAGATCAAGATCATCTACGGCAACGCCCTGGCCTCGCAGGTGGACCCGGAAGAGTTGATAAACGTACAGGGGATTGCCGGGCGTGCCAGCCGCGATATCTCCCGCAACGTGGTTGCCTCGATCATAGAGCCCCGCATGGAGGAGATACTGTCGCTGGTCGCACGGGAACTCAAGAACGTGCATCGTGGCGACACAGCGGCGGCCGGCATGATCCTCACCGGCGGCGGCGCGCTTCTGCCGGGCACGGTGGAACTTGCCGAACAGATATTCGATATGCCGGTCCGGACCGGGACGATCCGCGGATTCTCCCATATTCCGGACGAACTTAACAGCATGCGGTACACCACCGCGCATGGCTTGCTCCTGTATGGTTTCGGCCACGAGCCGTCCATCGGTTCGCGCAAGGGGGCCGTTCGCGGCTGGTGGAAACGTGTCGAGAGCTGGATAACAGACAAATTCTAA
- the murC gene encoding UDP-N-acetylmuramate--L-alanine ligase: protein MTLDTTLSKTVHRFQSDKIMFGRFKRLYFVGIGGAGMSGIAEILHNLGYQVGGSDGTPSEITEYLKSKGIRINDSHDAANVREVDVLVISSAIGQDNPEVIEAKRHGIPVIKRAEMLGELMRLKFSIGVAGTHGKTTTTSMIGRILQQANLNPTLIVGGVVAELGTGAALGSGDYLVAEADEYDKSFLSMFPSMAVVLNVEPDHLECYDGMDDLRNAFLTYINRVPFYGSAIISADDPNTRSFRDRIARPYATFGLTPQADYRPVNIQMGAGRTTFSVYHREELLGEIILRVPGRHNMANALAAIATTRELDVPFVAIADALRSFRGVGRRFEIIGEANGVMVVDDYAHHPTELRATLTAARDLYPGRRIIAIFQPHLFSRTKQFVNEFAEALALADKCILTDIYPARELPIPGVTSDTIRLAAATKGIGDFSYVGVKEHAVEAVLKIAKPGDIVLTIGAGSITHIKKIILDRLQGA from the coding sequence TTGACACTTGACACCACGCTCAGCAAAACCGTTCACCGCTTCCAGAGTGACAAGATAATGTTTGGACGATTCAAGCGACTCTATTTCGTCGGCATCGGCGGCGCCGGTATGTCCGGTATCGCCGAGATCCTGCACAATCTGGGTTATCAGGTCGGCGGTTCGGACGGTACCCCAAGCGAGATCACGGAGTATCTCAAGTCCAAGGGGATTCGCATCAACGACTCGCACGATGCCGCCAATGTCCGCGAAGTCGATGTTCTGGTTATTTCGTCGGCCATCGGCCAGGACAACCCGGAAGTAATCGAGGCCAAAAGGCACGGCATCCCGGTGATCAAACGCGCCGAGATGCTTGGTGAGTTGATGCGTCTCAAATTCTCGATTGGCGTGGCCGGCACGCACGGCAAGACCACCACCACTTCGATGATCGGCCGCATACTCCAGCAGGCGAATCTCAACCCGACGCTCATCGTGGGTGGCGTGGTAGCGGAGCTCGGCACCGGCGCCGCACTGGGCAGCGGCGACTACCTGGTGGCCGAAGCTGACGAGTACGACAAGTCGTTTCTCTCCATGTTCCCCAGCATGGCGGTGGTGCTCAACGTGGAGCCGGATCATCTGGAATGCTACGACGGCATGGATGATCTCAGAAATGCGTTCCTGACGTACATCAACCGGGTGCCGTTCTACGGTTCGGCCATTATTTCAGCCGACGATCCCAACACCCGCAGTTTCCGCGACCGGATCGCTCGGCCGTACGCCACGTTCGGCCTTACGCCACAGGCGGACTATCGACCGGTCAACATCCAGATGGGAGCGGGCCGCACGACGTTCTCGGTCTATCATCGCGAAGAACTGCTGGGTGAGATCATCCTGCGGGTTCCGGGACGGCACAATATGGCCAATGCCCTGGCAGCCATCGCTACGACCAGAGAACTCGATGTACCTTTCGTGGCCATCGCCGATGCGCTTCGCAGTTTCCGCGGTGTTGGTCGCCGGTTTGAGATCATAGGCGAAGCCAACGGCGTGATGGTCGTGGATGACTACGCGCACCATCCGACCGAGCTTCGGGCGACGCTGACGGCTGCCCGCGACCTGTATCCGGGGCGCAGGATCATCGCGATATTCCAGCCGCACCTGTTCAGCCGCACCAAGCAGTTCGTCAATGAATTCGCCGAGGCTCTGGCATTGGCGGACAAATGCATCCTGACCGACATTTATCCGGCCCGAGAACTCCCGATTCCGGGCGTCACGTCGGATACGATTCGCCTGGCGGCAGCAACCAAAGGGATCGGCGATTTCAGTTATGTCGGCGTTAAGGAACATGCCGTCGAAGCAGTTCTTAAGATAGCTAAACCGGGTGATATCGTACTCACAATCGGGGCCGGCTCCATCACCCATATTAAGAAAATCATATTGGATCGATTGCAAGGGGCATAA
- the murG gene encoding undecaprenyldiphospho-muramoylpentapeptide beta-N-acetylglucosaminyltransferase, which yields MNSPRVARLVFAGGGTGGHLYPAVAIADRVKELLQSRMKVEIVFIGTKRGIEYRVRDTLGYPLHIITVWGLARSLTLKNLLVPFVFLMALWRSSAFLAKFKPHLVVATGGYVCLPIGRMAASRNIPLVLQEQNSFPGISTRQLAPHAQRIFLGFEEGAEYLKTEARVLITGNPVRRNIAGGDRAQAQRAFNLDANKKTILVLGGSQGALAINQAVLNSLGRLSGNSDIQLLWQTGKRGYTDVIASAGEKVHGHSLFPFENRMELVYAAADIAIARAGAITMAELEACAVPAVLVPYPHAAGDHQRKNAAAFSANGYAVVVEENELPGIDLVDSANDLLANGEAARMRERMRQNNQGRTPAVDMIAEEIIQLISGPETKGEEA from the coding sequence ATGAATTCCCCAAGAGTCGCGCGTCTGGTCTTTGCAGGCGGTGGTACCGGCGGGCATCTGTACCCGGCGGTCGCCATTGCCGACCGAGTAAAAGAGCTGCTGCAATCCCGAATGAAAGTCGAGATCGTGTTTATCGGCACCAAACGTGGTATCGAATATCGCGTGCGCGACACGCTTGGCTACCCGCTGCATATCATCACCGTGTGGGGTCTGGCCCGCTCCCTGACTCTCAAGAATCTGTTAGTGCCATTCGTGTTTCTGATGGCGCTTTGGCGTTCGTCGGCGTTCCTGGCGAAATTCAAACCGCACCTCGTGGTAGCCACCGGCGGCTATGTCTGTCTTCCGATCGGGCGAATGGCTGCAAGCAGAAACATACCATTGGTGCTGCAAGAGCAGAATTCGTTCCCAGGTATCAGCACGCGACAGTTGGCGCCGCATGCCCAGCGGATATTCCTGGGATTTGAAGAAGGAGCCGAGTATCTCAAGACTGAGGCCCGAGTGCTGATCACCGGCAATCCGGTGCGTCGAAATATCGCGGGCGGTGATCGAGCTCAGGCGCAACGCGCGTTTAATCTCGATGCAAATAAGAAGACAATTCTCGTTCTGGGTGGCAGCCAGGGAGCACTAGCGATCAATCAGGCCGTCCTGAACTCACTTGGCAGGTTGTCGGGCAACTCAGACATTCAACTCTTGTGGCAAACGGGGAAAAGAGGTTACACGGATGTAATCGCATCAGCGGGTGAGAAGGTTCACGGTCACTCTCTTTTCCCCTTTGAGAATCGGATGGAACTGGTGTATGCCGCAGCGGACATCGCGATCGCCCGAGCCGGAGCTATCACCATGGCCGAACTGGAGGCGTGCGCAGTCCCTGCCGTATTGGTACCGTATCCGCACGCCGCCGGGGACCACCAACGCAAGAACGCCGCCGCCTTCTCCGCCAATGGGTATGCGGTGGTGGTCGAGGAGAACGAGCTGCCGGGCATCGACCTCGTTGATAGTGCGAATGACCTGCTTGCCAACGGCGAGGCGGCGCGGATGCGGGAGCGGATGAGACAGAACAATCAGGGCCGCACACCGGCTGTCGATATGATCGCAGAAGAAATCATTCAACTGATCTCCGGGCCGGAGACAAAGGGAGAAGAGGCTTGA
- the ftsW gene encoding putative lipid II flippase FtsW: MRPYPDSRRFDEPLLLAYLLLVAVGLVMVYSTSSIMADSRFGSHLHFLRNQAVWTLLSLVAMFLIVRLDLRKLAVWSVPALFVSLGLLSLVFLMPARNDAHRWLMFGPLTMQPSEIFKFVMICYLAFSLANPQRDLTNLKQLLMPYGPLIGAGLLLIMLEPNLGMVILVSVTALGLFFLAGMRWKHLISATLPLAGLAALVVFVLGYKRARIIDHVDAVMDPLMGSYQVKQSALTLGSGGLLGTGLGEGRQKLFFLPYPHTDFIFSATGEEIGFIGLLFILCLLFFVLYRGFKIATSQPDKFGYLLASGMTWTLFINIAVNVGVVTAILPVTGVPLPFISYGGSSLLVSSAAIAVLLNLSRKRPVS, translated from the coding sequence GTGAGACCGTATCCTGACAGCCGTCGGTTCGACGAACCGCTGCTCCTGGCCTATCTGCTGTTGGTGGCGGTTGGCCTGGTCATGGTTTATTCGACCTCATCCATCATGGCCGACAGTCGTTTCGGTTCGCACCTGCATTTTCTGCGCAATCAGGCGGTTTGGACGCTCTTGTCGCTGGTGGCAATGTTCCTGATCGTCCGTCTCGATCTGCGAAAACTCGCGGTCTGGTCGGTCCCGGCGCTGTTTGTTTCACTCGGGCTCTTGTCGCTGGTTTTTCTGATGCCGGCACGCAACGACGCTCACCGCTGGCTGATGTTCGGACCGCTTACGATGCAACCGTCCGAGATCTTCAAATTCGTTATGATCTGCTACCTGGCCTTTTCGCTGGCCAACCCGCAGCGTGACCTGACCAATCTGAAGCAGTTGCTTATGCCGTACGGGCCGCTGATAGGCGCCGGTTTACTGCTGATCATGCTCGAGCCGAATCTCGGCATGGTCATTCTGGTCTCGGTTACTGCACTCGGCCTGTTTTTTCTGGCCGGGATGCGGTGGAAGCATCTCATATCCGCCACCCTGCCCCTGGCCGGGCTGGCGGCGCTGGTCGTGTTCGTGCTGGGGTACAAGCGGGCTCGTATCATCGACCACGTCGATGCCGTCATGGATCCGCTTATGGGGAGTTACCAGGTGAAGCAATCGGCCCTCACGCTGGGATCAGGCGGTTTGCTCGGCACCGGACTCGGCGAAGGGCGGCAGAAGTTGTTTTTCCTGCCGTATCCACACACGGACTTCATCTTCAGCGCCACGGGCGAAGAGATCGGATTCATCGGCCTGCTCTTCATCCTTTGCCTCTTGTTCTTCGTCCTGTATCGCGGCTTCAAGATCGCCACCTCACAGCCGGACAAGTTCGGCTATCTGCTCGCTTCCGGTATGACCTGGACCCTGTTTATCAACATCGCCGTAAATGTCGGCGTGGTGACCGCCATACTTCCAGTCACCGGCGTCCCGCTGCCGTTCATCAGCTATGGTGGATCGTCTTTGCTTGTCTCAAGCGCGGCCATCGCGGTTCTCTTGAACTTGTCAAGAAAGAGGCCGGTGTCATGA
- the murD gene encoding UDP-N-acetylmuramoyl-L-alanine--D-glutamate ligase produces the protein MTIQERIKERRIGIVGMARSGLGAAHLAKRFGGIPFVSDTAPAEKLAAQMAGLREAGIPFEVGGHTDLLLNSDYLVVSPGVTLKAEIITRALHKGLPVFSELEFASWVCRGAIVAITGTNGKTTTTTLAGELFRAGGFSTFVCGNIGLAFTEVADQVPPNGVAVVEVSSFQLETVADFRPHVAAILNITPDHLDRHGSMVEYRKTKFRIAENQSADDYFILNGEDPESVASRPETKATRMTFSTRENDNAATFVRDGRLWFRFGGREGAICTTSEIAIPGPHNLQNAAAALACTLPFEIPPRVIAGVLASFAGVEHRLERAGTVAGVTFINDSKATNVDSVCVALRSMTQPTYLILGGRDKGGSYMPIVEAGKKVIRGLIVIGEAREKIFNALGRTFPVVFAESLEEAVAKGFDQAHPGETVLLSPACASFDMFENFEHRGRVFKAAVASLKNGKKKGETVS, from the coding sequence ATGACTATACAAGAACGGATTAAAGAGCGACGAATTGGCATTGTCGGCATGGCCCGGTCGGGTCTGGGGGCGGCGCATCTCGCCAAACGATTTGGTGGTATTCCGTTTGTCTCCGATACGGCTCCGGCCGAAAAGCTGGCCGCGCAAATGGCAGGTCTGAGAGAAGCCGGTATCCCCTTTGAAGTGGGTGGTCACACCGATCTGCTCCTGAATTCAGACTACCTCGTTGTCTCGCCGGGTGTCACACTGAAGGCGGAGATTATCACACGAGCTCTCCATAAAGGACTCCCGGTTTTTTCCGAGTTGGAGTTCGCATCCTGGGTCTGCCGCGGTGCCATCGTGGCGATAACCGGCACGAACGGCAAGACCACCACCACCACGCTTGCCGGGGAGCTGTTCAGAGCGGGCGGGTTCAGCACGTTTGTCTGTGGCAATATCGGTCTGGCGTTCACTGAGGTGGCCGACCAGGTCCCACCCAACGGTGTCGCGGTGGTCGAAGTGTCCAGTTTCCAACTCGAAACGGTCGCCGATTTCAGACCTCATGTCGCCGCGATCCTGAATATCACCCCCGATCATCTGGATCGCCATGGCTCGATGGTCGAGTATCGAAAGACCAAATTCCGGATCGCGGAGAACCAATCGGCCGATGATTACTTCATTCTGAACGGTGAAGACCCGGAGTCCGTGGCGAGTCGACCGGAGACGAAAGCCACTCGCATGACGTTCTCCACGCGCGAAAACGACAATGCCGCCACTTTCGTGCGCGACGGACGGCTGTGGTTTCGGTTTGGCGGCCGCGAGGGAGCTATCTGCACGACATCGGAAATTGCGATCCCGGGACCGCACAACCTCCAGAATGCGGCTGCGGCTCTGGCGTGCACGTTGCCGTTCGAGATCCCACCCCGTGTCATCGCCGGCGTATTGGCGAGTTTCGCCGGCGTGGAACACCGCCTCGAACGGGCCGGCACCGTGGCGGGAGTGACATTCATCAATGATTCCAAAGCGACCAACGTGGACTCCGTATGTGTGGCGCTTCGCTCCATGACCCAGCCCACCTACCTGATACTCGGCGGACGGGACAAAGGGGGGAGTTACATGCCGATTGTCGAAGCAGGTAAGAAGGTCATTCGCGGATTGATCGTGATCGGCGAGGCGAGAGAAAAGATTTTCAACGCGCTCGGAAGAACATTTCCGGTGGTGTTCGCGGAGAGCCTCGAAGAAGCAGTGGCCAAAGGATTCGATCAGGCACACCCGGGCGAAACAGTGCTTCTCTCGCCGGCCTGTGCCAGTTTCGACATGTTTGAGAATTTCGAACATCGCGGTCGCGTGTTCAAAGCGGCGGTCGCATCACTGAAGAACGGGAAGAAGAAGGGTGAGACCGTATCCTGA
- the mraY gene encoding phospho-N-acetylmuramoyl-pentapeptide-transferase — protein MLYHLLVPLTQYFTGFNLFRYITFRTAGAVVTALIICLLLGPFFIRLLKKYQIGENIREEGPQSHKAKAGTPTMGGLIILAGIIIPTLLWANLSNFYVLMVLLVTAWLGLLGYMDDYLKAIKKQPGGMVARKKFTGQLALGLIFGLLLAYVAPDGQYDGTTSIPFFKNFMLNLGILYIPWIMLVITGSSNAVNLTDGLDGLAIGLCAICFVAFGGIVYVTGRVDYSNYLQVEYLPGAGELAIFCGAALGSSLGFLWFNSHPAEVFMGDTGSLALGGALGAMAILVKKELLLGIVGGVFVLTALSVIIQVISYRYRGGKRVFKMAPLHHHFELSGWSETKVVVRFWIIGAMFALATLATLKIR, from the coding sequence ATGCTGTACCACCTCCTGGTGCCGCTCACGCAGTATTTCACCGGCTTCAATCTGTTCCGGTATATCACGTTTCGCACCGCCGGCGCAGTGGTGACCGCCCTGATCATATGCCTGCTTCTGGGTCCGTTTTTCATACGACTCCTCAAGAAGTACCAGATAGGGGAAAATATCCGCGAAGAGGGTCCGCAGAGCCATAAGGCAAAAGCCGGCACACCAACGATGGGGGGACTTATCATTCTCGCCGGCATTATCATCCCCACGCTGCTGTGGGCCAACCTGAGCAATTTTTACGTGTTGATGGTCCTTTTGGTCACAGCCTGGCTCGGTTTGCTCGGCTACATGGATGACTATCTCAAAGCGATCAAGAAGCAGCCCGGCGGCATGGTGGCGCGCAAGAAATTTACCGGCCAATTGGCACTGGGATTGATATTCGGGCTGCTGCTTGCCTATGTCGCACCCGACGGCCAATACGACGGCACCACGAGCATCCCGTTTTTCAAGAACTTCATGCTTAATCTGGGGATACTCTATATCCCGTGGATCATGCTGGTGATCACTGGTTCCTCGAACGCGGTGAATCTGACAGATGGACTCGATGGTTTGGCTATCGGATTGTGTGCGATCTGCTTTGTGGCCTTCGGCGGGATCGTCTACGTGACCGGTCGTGTGGACTATTCCAATTATCTGCAGGTTGAATATCTCCCCGGCGCGGGAGAGCTGGCGATCTTCTGCGGGGCGGCGCTGGGTTCCTCGCTGGGATTTCTGTGGTTCAATTCCCATCCGGCGGAAGTGTTTATGGGAGACACCGGGTCGCTTGCGCTCGGCGGCGCTCTTGGCGCTATGGCTATACTCGTCAAGAAGGAGCTGCTGCTGGGCATTGTCGGTGGCGTATTTGTGCTGACCGCTTTGTCGGTCATCATTCAGGTCATTTCCTATCGGTATCGTGGCGGCAAGCGGGTATTCAAAATGGCACCGCTACATCATCATTTTGAACTGTCCGGATGGTCAGAAACGAAAGTAGTCGTACGGTTTTGGATCATCGGCGCGATGTTCGCGCTGGCAACCCTGGCGACATTGAAGATACGATGA
- the murF gene encoding UDP-N-acetylmuramoyl-tripeptide--D-alanyl-D-alanine ligase, producing the protein MRFDQAARVSGGTLQTTALADQTFTGVSIDSRTLRPGELFFAIRGERVDGHDFISQAVDKGAAGIVLESRYAGNRSLARTVAIIAVHNSHEAMIRLASEYRQSCRAEIVGITGSNGKTTTKEITHALLCAVESDVYKSQGNLNNTFGTPLALFGMPRETRVAVMEMGISTPGEMTRLAQVVRPDVVVITNVSATHLEFLGSIEGVAKAKLELVTSSRPDVPVIINADDPVLLPAALKIRKDIITFGLSPTASFRPDSVSTNTDGGTRIAVEGHQFLMPLFGQHQVYNLLAGYAVCRTMGYDFDDMDTTVIKFDTAPLRGQHVVLNGVTFIADCYNANPESVKLGLQSFAQVLSRGRRLIVLGDMLELGSDSEQLHREIGRLLADQTIDLALLVGPMSVHTRDEAASHGVPRELLKHFTNAAACAEALTGLLKADDLVYLKGSRGIGLEAILESWQKQGGMQ; encoded by the coding sequence TTGCGATTCGATCAAGCAGCCCGCGTGAGCGGGGGTACATTGCAAACGACGGCACTGGCCGACCAGACGTTTACCGGCGTGTCGATCGACAGCCGGACTCTGCGCCCCGGCGAGCTCTTTTTCGCCATCAGGGGGGAACGCGTCGACGGACACGATTTTATTTCGCAGGCGGTCGATAAAGGGGCGGCGGGGATCGTTCTGGAATCTCGGTACGCAGGTAACAGGAGTCTCGCCCGCACGGTCGCGATTATTGCAGTCCATAACAGCCATGAAGCAATGATACGGTTGGCTTCGGAGTATCGTCAAAGTTGCCGTGCCGAAATCGTCGGGATAACGGGTTCCAACGGCAAGACGACCACCAAAGAGATCACCCACGCGCTGTTGTGCGCGGTGGAGTCCGATGTCTACAAATCGCAGGGGAATCTGAACAACACTTTTGGTACGCCGCTGGCGCTGTTTGGCATGCCCAGGGAAACACGTGTCGCCGTAATGGAAATGGGGATATCGACCCCGGGTGAAATGACCCGGTTGGCCCAGGTAGTCCGACCGGACGTTGTGGTGATCACGAATGTCAGCGCTACCCATCTGGAGTTTCTTGGCTCGATCGAAGGGGTAGCCAAAGCAAAGCTCGAATTGGTGACGTCGTCACGCCCCGATGTCCCTGTGATAATCAACGCGGATGACCCGGTGCTTCTTCCGGCTGCGCTCAAAATCCGCAAGGATATCATCACCTTTGGTCTGTCACCGACCGCCTCGTTCAGACCTGACTCAGTTTCAACGAATACCGATGGTGGCACCCGGATAGCGGTCGAGGGGCATCAGTTTCTGATGCCGCTGTTCGGCCAACATCAGGTCTACAATCTCCTCGCCGGCTATGCGGTCTGCCGGACGATGGGGTATGACTTCGACGACATGGACACTACTGTCATCAAGTTCGACACCGCTCCCCTGCGGGGTCAGCACGTGGTACTGAACGGCGTTACGTTCATCGCTGATTGTTACAATGCCAATCCGGAATCAGTGAAGCTGGGCCTTCAGTCGTTTGCGCAGGTGCTCTCGCGTGGCCGGCGTCTCATCGTGCTCGGCGATATGCTGGAGCTTGGCTCGGATAGCGAGCAACTGCATCGTGAAATCGGCCGCCTCCTGGCCGATCAGACCATTGATCTCGCGCTCCTGGTCGGCCCCATGTCGGTGCACACTCGCGATGAGGCCGCTTCGCATGGCGTGCCGCGAGAATTGCTCAAGCACTTCACGAATGCCGCAGCCTGTGCCGAGGCACTGACCGGACTACTGAAAGCAGACGACCTGGTGTACCTGAAAGGTTCGCGTGGGATCGGGCTGGAAGCGATACTCGAATCATGGCAGAAGCAGGGAGGGATGCAATAA
- a CDS encoding UDP-N-acetylmuramoyl-L-alanyl-D-glutamate--2,6-diaminopimelate ligase, producing MTEGLESMVLHGNADVAIENIEYDSRLIRPNSLFVAIKGYRADGYAYVDQAKSAGAVAVMGERESCDIGAYVQVQNVRQAMSYVAAKFYGFPGQRLKVCGVTGTNGKTTTCNLIKKILEARSKRTGLVTSLLYDTGAERFAAERTTPESLDMQRLLFLMRKNYCVNAVVEVSSHALALHRVDNISFRVAVFTNFTRDHLDFHGTMEEYFRVKATLLKRLEGPLSYAVINLDVPEFKALFGEVNSAFMAYSLQNRKADIYAGDFEIRPDGSTFDLVTPMGVRTVNYHLPGRFNLMNALAAAAGGFACGVDLESVVAGLERAEPIPGRFNHISMGQPFAVFVDFAHTPDALERLCESARGVTKGRILLLFGCGGDKDKGKRPLMGKAATASADHVVVTSDNPRSEEPLAIIEEIKPGLTGRNYEIHPDRREAIAAILRKANPGDAVLLAGKGAETYQEIKGVRHPFSDMEVAKECLVGMGYSGVNIAEER from the coding sequence TTGACAGAAGGTCTTGAATCAATGGTGCTCCACGGCAACGCCGATGTGGCGATCGAGAATATCGAATACGACTCCCGCTTGATCCGCCCGAATTCCCTGTTCGTGGCGATCAAAGGGTATCGTGCCGACGGCTATGCCTATGTGGACCAGGCCAAGAGCGCCGGAGCGGTGGCGGTAATGGGCGAACGCGAGAGCTGCGACATAGGCGCGTATGTGCAGGTGCAGAATGTTCGGCAGGCGATGTCATATGTGGCGGCGAAATTCTACGGCTTTCCCGGCCAGCGGCTCAAAGTGTGCGGTGTCACCGGCACGAACGGCAAAACCACAACCTGTAACCTGATCAAGAAGATCCTTGAGGCGCGCAGCAAACGGACCGGGCTGGTCACGTCGCTCCTGTACGACACGGGCGCCGAGCGGTTCGCGGCCGAACGGACCACTCCCGAATCGCTCGATATGCAGCGACTCCTGTTCCTCATGCGCAAGAACTACTGTGTGAACGCGGTGGTCGAGGTGTCGTCGCACGCCCTGGCACTGCACCGCGTTGACAATATCAGCTTCCGCGTGGCGGTCTTCACCAATTTCACCCGCGACCACCTCGATTTTCACGGTACCATGGAAGAGTACTTCAGAGTCAAGGCCACTCTGCTCAAACGGCTGGAAGGTCCGCTGAGCTATGCGGTGATCAATCTCGACGTGCCGGAGTTCAAGGCGCTGTTCGGCGAAGTGAACAGCGCGTTCATGGCGTACTCGCTGCAGAATCGCAAGGCCGATATCTATGCCGGCGATTTCGAAATCCGCCCTGACGGCAGCACGTTCGATCTGGTAACGCCGATGGGTGTGCGGACGGTCAATTACCATCTGCCGGGACGGTTCAACCTCATGAACGCGCTAGCAGCAGCAGCCGGCGGATTCGCCTGTGGTGTTGACCTGGAGAGTGTTGTGGCGGGATTGGAGCGGGCCGAGCCTATCCCGGGGCGGTTCAACCATATCTCAATGGGGCAGCCGTTCGCAGTATTTGTCGACTTTGCGCATACACCGGATGCCCTTGAGCGGTTGTGTGAATCCGCCCGCGGTGTGACCAAGGGCAGGATACTCCTTCTCTTCGGTTGCGGCGGCGACAAGGACAAAGGAAAACGACCGCTCATGGGGAAGGCTGCCACGGCGAGCGCCGATCATGTTGTGGTCACGAGTGACAATCCGCGAAGCGAAGAGCCGCTTGCCATCATCGAAGAGATCAAGCCGGGACTCACCGGGCGAAACTACGAGATTCACCCGGATCGCCGCGAGGCGATCGCGGCGATTCTCCGCAAGGCGAATCCGGGCGACGCCGTCCTGTTGGCCGGCAAAGGGGCGGAGACATATCAAGAGATCAAAGGGGTGCGACACCCCTTCAGCGATATGGAAGTGGCCAAAGAGTGCCTCGTCGGTATGGGCTACTCCGGCGTCAACATTGCAGAGGAGCGGTGA